A DNA window from Amphiprion ocellaris isolate individual 3 ecotype Okinawa chromosome 8, ASM2253959v1, whole genome shotgun sequence contains the following coding sequences:
- the birc5b gene encoding baculoviral IAP repeat-containing protein 5b — MASIEVLASRYSSFDKMYCHDLRKQSFADWPFREECNCTPEKMAKAGFVHCPSENEPDVVCCFFCLIELEGWEPEDVPWSEHAKRSPNCGFLTMKKDFTNLTVAEYLGMEKDRLKIYLRKISHKKMASMREAIDYTLETLKSHLDS; from the exons ATGGCAAGCATAGAAGTACTGGCAAGCAGATATAGCTCATTTGATAAAATGTACTGTCATGACTTGCGCAAACAAAGCTTTGCAGACTGGCCATTTAGAGAGGAATGTAACTGCACACCTGAAAAG ATGGCCAAGGCTGGGTTTGTCCATTGCCCCAGTGAGAATGAGCCTGATGTTGTGTGCTGTTTCTTCTGTCTGATTGAGCTCGAGGGCTGGGAGCCAGAGGACGTTCCCTG GTCAGAACATGCAAAACGCTCCCCTAACTGTGGATTCTTAACCATGAAGAAAGACTTCACCAATCTAACTGTGGCTGAATACCTTGGAATGGAGAAAGACAGGCTGAAGATCTATCTT AGAAAAATTTCTCATAAGAAGATGGCTTCAATGCGGGAAGCCATAGACTACACGCTTGAGACGCTTAAATCTCACTTGGACTCGTAA
- the neurod4 gene encoding neurogenic differentiation factor 4: MMTKPFGKSGDVSELVSSLGWLEEDGSSQDGDESPEMRGRHGLTVGGRIHSCTELGSEDMEEEEEEDEEEIGPNGENAPKRRGPKKKKMTKARQERFRARRVKANARERSRMHGLNDALDNLRRVMPCYSKTQKLSKIETLRLARNYIWALSEVLESGQSPESHGFVEMLCKGLSQPTSNLVAGCLQLGPSPMILNKLEDKCGGPGVGGVVAGHPLSYPSPGLPSPPYGSLEASHLLHMKGFKGPVYDNPSPNECSSGTPPYDGPLTPPLSISGNFALKQELSPHESERNYTPHTSHHAHYLSSHHYPTSTTGSLPGGPQGHPLFQASRYELPLDVAFDSFAPSHLVASQMGTI, from the coding sequence ATGATGACCAAACCGTTTGGGAAAAGCGGGGATGTGAGTGAGCTGGTGAGCTCCCTCGGCTGGCTGGAGGAGGACGGCAGCTCACAGGATGGAGATGAAAGCCCAGAGATGAGAGGGCGCCATGGCCTGACCGTAGGGGGCCGCATCCACTCCTGCACAGAACTGGGTAGTGAGGacatggaggaagaggaggaggaagatgaggaggagattGGGCCGAATGGAGAAAACGCTCCCAAAAGGAGAGGtcccaagaagaagaaaatgaccaAAGCTAGACAGGAGAGGTTTCGTGCCCGGCGGGTCAAGGCCAACGCCAGAGAACGCTCTCGTATGCACGGGCTGAACGATGCCCTGGACAATCTGCGCAGAGTGATGCCCTGCTACTCCAAGACGCAGAAACTGTCAAAGATTGAGACTCTACGGCTGGCCCGCAATTACATCTGGGCTCTGTCAGAGGTGCTTGAGAGTGGCCAGTCCCCAGAGAGCCACGGGTTTGTGGAGATGCTGTGTAAAGGCCTGTCTCAGCCCACCAGTAACCTTGTGGCTGGCTGCCTGCAGCTGGGACCTTCTCCCATGATTCTTAACAAGCTGGAGGACAAGTGTGGAGGCCCGGGAGTGGGTGGTGTGGTGGCTGGCCATCCCCTCAGTTACCCATCCCCAGGCCTCCCCAGCCCTCCTTACGGCTCCCTGGAGGCATCCCACCTCCTTCATATGAAGGGATTCAAGGGGCCTGTGTACGACAACCCCTCCCCTAACGAGTGCAGCAGCGGCACCCCACCGTACGACGGCCCACTCACTCCCCCCCTCAGCATCAGTGGCAACTTTGCCCTGAAGCAGGAGCTTTCTCCCCATGAGTCAGAGAGGAACTACACACCCCACACCAGCCACCATGCCCACTACCTCTCGTCCCACCATTACCCCACTTCAACGACGGGCAGCCTGCCAGGGGGGCCTCAGGGCCACCCTCTCTTTCAGGCTTCTCGTTATGAGCTGCCCCTGGATGTGGCCTTTGACTCCTTCGCTCCCTCTCACCTGGTCGCCTCTCAGATGGGCACCATCTGA